One window from the genome of Epinephelus fuscoguttatus linkage group LG3, E.fuscoguttatus.final_Chr_v1 encodes:
- the LOC125884894 gene encoding uncharacterized protein LOC125884894 yields the protein MMDELSNIYINVERPSGNPNQRKRQRISSENIYENVVNIQEPNRSGPSHSGAADVKKSSCRAAAVCLGLLCLLLLTGLTTLVFLFTKSNSEWEMEMFLLQDRNNNLTEERDQLQTSYNNLSKERDQLQTSHNNLSKERDQLQTSHNNLSKERDQLQTSYNNLSKERDQLQTSHNSLSKERDQLQKENEALTMGRNDLQRKREAKASHGTT from the exons ATGATGGATGAACTGTCGAATATCTATATTAATGTAGAGAGACCATCAGGTAATCCCAACCAGAGGAAAAGGCAGAGAATAAGCTCTGAAAATATTTATGAAAATGTGGTCAACATTCAGGAGCCAAACAGATCTGGACCATCACACTCAG GTGCTGCAGATGTGAAGAAGAGTtcctgcagagctgctgcagtgtgtctgGGTCTGCTGTGTCTTCTCCTTCTGACCGGACTTACAACTTTAGTTTTCCTGT TTACCAAGAGCAACTCTGAGTGGGAGATGGAGATGTTCCTGTTACAAGACAGGAACAACAACCTAACGGAAGAAAGAGACCAGTTACAGACCAGTTACAACAACCTGTCTAAAGAAAGAGACCAGTTACAGACCAGTCACAACAACCTGTCTAAAGAAAGAGACCAGTTACAGACCAGTCACAACAACCTGTCTAAAGAAAGAGACCAGTTACAGACCAGTTACAACAACCTGTCTAAAGAAAGAGACCAGTTACAGACCAGTCACAACAGCCTGTCTAAAGAAAGAGACCAGTTGCAAAAAGAGAATGAAGCCCTGACCATGGGCAGAAATGATCTTCAGAGAAAGCGTGAAG CAAAAGCCAGTCACGGCACCACCTGA